In Danio rerio strain Tuebingen ecotype United States chromosome 9, GRCz12tu, whole genome shotgun sequence, the genomic window TGTGAAGGTTCATAATTccaagcctctctaacaacatccaaaaccccaaagggctgtctgccgtagagaagctcaaagggggaaaaccccgtggaggcttggggaacctcccacacagcgaataataagggctccaaccacttatcccaatttttcACGTCCTCGTGAATGAATTTAGGGATCATTGATTTAAGCATGCGATTAAACctttccaccagcccgtctgtttgtgggtgatagacactggtgcgaatagatttaacgcccaataatccgtaaagttcgctttatgtttttttaaatctcatatttctttcaaaagtgccattcgtgcctgcagttctaacgtaaatccaccagaggccgctgacgACTGACTGGCTGACCGACTGATCCCCCACCcaacccctttcctaaacccaaccgatagtgttttcaaaagtactgatTGACCCATTTGACCTCTTTCCTAAacccagtgtttttaaaagcaatccagaaaaagaaaagccctcacggccACCTGATTTATATCACATTTCCACATCTTACCATTCTCACCTTGTTGTTTACTTCttcgttttgttttttgctttttgctttatctattttctgaaactgttcttcaTTGTATTCGAATCCCATCATTCTGGTTaattcctctctgcatctcaagtttgcCAACCTACATgacaagctactgggcaaactggtaacagtgaaaAAGCCATCTGcggtgtcataccgccccatatcgttcatattaaaaatgaaatgcagccatacataatcCACACTCTCAAGAAATGTAAATGGGGGCACATTGTGCCTGTGTTGCTTACAGTGCATATAAGTGTAAATAAtactgaattaattaatgaaaaactTTTAAATGTTTGTCCTTCACTTTGATATCAACCCTAGCAATAATTCAGAaagataaaaatttaataaaagtgtTATAAGAATTGTAAAATGCAGACAGTTATCTTTGAAGGTTGTGTTTTGAAGTGAGTTGAGAGTTAGAGGATGATAGaaaatatcattaaattatttcTCATAGTGATAGTTATACCAAAGTacatgtgtgtgagagaaaatTGTGCTGATGAATATATTTTATTGACCAGGACAGTTAGTACTGCAAATAGTTATAGTGATGCTAAATAAATGTGATGAAGTGATGAAGTCTTTGGGGTAAATACAACAAAGACATTGTTGTGTTTTGTGGAATACTAATTATCGAGACACAATGTTtacttttgtttggaaattattTTATTGAAACTATGAAAAACTAGTACCAGGAGTGCATGATACGCCTCATGCTCATGAACCTCATGCCACCAAAGTTGCTGAAGTTCCTGTACTCTCCAGGTCCGAAGTACCACATCCTGCCTCTGTAATTGGCCTGCTCATACATGAGCCAGTGGCCGTCCATCACATGGCAGGACTGACAGTGAGACATGCGGTAACGGTCCATGATGTTTTCACAGTCATCCATCATCTCGTACATCTGACCTCCAAAGTTCTCCCTCTCGTAGATCCTCATTCTGTAGGATCCCCTGTACTGTagtgggaaaaaaatattaaataattgtgTTTTGTCTGGCATGTTTTTCAAAAACAGCATGTTTTTGAAAGACTTAAAAATTATCTCTAAATTCTGTATCAATTCAACGCCTTgaattgaataattcaaaacaatatatttatggAACTCACCATAGGGATCATACGGCAGGACCTGATGCAGTTGCTCATTCCAAACATAGACATGTAATCAGCATACTCTCCTCTCCTGAAGAAATATCCACTTCCCATGTAGTTGGGCTGATCGTACATCATCCAGCAGCCACTCTCCACTCTGCAAGAGTGACAGCGGTTCATGTAGGAGGAGAAGTCACCACAGTCTCCCATACACTCATAAGAGCGACCCTGGAAGTTCCTGTCCTCGTAGAAGATGACCTAGAAATTCAAAGTTTGCGTTTATTGGATTATATTTTTATGAATGCAATTAAAAATGAGTATtactttgaatttaaatgttaacTGGGGTTTACCTTGCCCATCATGGTTGCTTTGGTTGTTGTTGAGTGGTTCTACAGGGGAGAAGCTGAAGCTGATTCTGCTTGTTGACTGACTGCTACCTGTGCTTTTATACAAGGCCAAGACTAAAGACTACACTATGTCTATTGTCTTTCAGCTCCTGACTTTGCAAGTTTAACACAACAAAggctttttatgtatttatactacAGGACTGTTGAATGCTTAATTTTGACTGGTCGATGAACATTCTAAGGTGTGCAGTAATTTTCAGACAAAATAAGTGCCAAAGTAGCTTCAGACAAGTCCATATCACTGAGCCATATCACTGATATCTGTTActtcaaagatttgttttaaacatCAGCCAAGCATTTAAATGGATAGAATTGGCAGGCTATTTTCATGTTTTTGAATTGAAGTTTTATCAACTACTGAAAACTACTCTCATCCTCTTACTCACTTACTCACAAAATGGAAACAATACAGACAGAAATGTGTTGTCTTGTCAAATTTGCTCAGggtatttttattagtaaaacaTTTTTGACCAGTGACGTATAGTACATTAGTTTGACTATTATTACAGCTTAGTTTCCTATCAGTGGTTCAAGTCTCTGTAACAAAGGCACTTTACTTACACTTAAATTTTAGATTCAGAGTTAGAGAAACTGGTGGCCAAGAGAGCTCAAACATGCTGTAAGTTAACTAACAAATCAAtaaaagacatctcaaacaatttGACAAAATAGGCACACATGAAaacacatgcatataaaaaccACTAAAATGTCTTTATCATTTAGACAACATTCTCTCTCAATGATGAGGTCTTTCAATGGTTGTGTTATGGGAATTTGGATGTGCTTGTGTTGTCAAACTTATGAgatgttttatctttttttacgtatggtttatatatatatatatatatatatatatatatatatatatatatatatatatatatatatatatatatatatatatatagacaggaCAGTTGAAAGTATTGACAGAAAAGTTTTGGGGGCAGAGAGGGGGGAAGTATTGGCATAGGACCTCAAggtgggaatcgaactcgggtagccgtgagcaccggagtgcatgagtcgacatgtactgtatgtgttttcTTAACCTGCAGCATGTTTCTGTACTTGGATGTGTTGTATGAATTTTTGTGTGCATGTCAAGATGTTTTctcaatctgtttttttttttattattattattatgtgttttcttaaCTTGCAGTGAGTTTGACTTCTCTCAGCCACCCTTACAAACCTCTGCAATTCAATCATAATTAATGTCTTTCTCATAAGTTCATTAATCACAGCATTAGTCTGCTATAAAATGCTGAAATATATTCTACCAACTCAAAACCTATGTTTAGTTACAGAAGTTTAAGATAAGAGCGTTTCTTCATAGCTGTAGTACGATTTGGTGGAGGTAATTCAAAGCCTGATGTCAATGGACTATATGCACAGCTACACTCTAACAACCttttcacatggggcttcagcgtcaacccATGACAGAGGATGtttctgaagttggggctgatgcgatagtcgtagcagcgtcagccaattagtcagcaataggcccaTGCctaagctggtgtatttgcatacagcgatctgattgggtgacgcttccatc contains:
- the crygm2d2 gene encoding crystallin, gamma M2d2; translated protein: MMGKVIFYEDRNFQGRSYECMGDCGDFSSYMNRCHSCRVESGCWMMYDQPNYMGSGYFFRRGEYADYMSMFGMSNCIRSCRMIPMYRGSYRMRIYERENFGGQMYEMMDDCENIMDRYRMSHCQSCHVMDGHWLMYEQANYRGRMWYFGPGEYRNFSNFGGMRFMSMRRIMHSWY